One part of the Arabidopsis thaliana chromosome 4, partial sequence genome encodes these proteins:
- the DYT1 gene encoding basic helix-loop-helix (bHLH) DNA-binding superfamily protein (DYSFUNCTIONAL TAPETUM 1 (DYT1); FUNCTIONS IN: DNA binding, sequence-specific DNA binding transcription factor activity; INVOLVED IN: tapetal layer development, regulation of transcription; LOCATED IN: nucleus; EXPRESSED IN: tapetum, floral meristem, anther primordium; CONTAINS InterPro DOMAIN/s: Helix-loop-helix DNA-binding domain (InterPro:IPR001092), Helix-loop-helix DNA-binding (InterPro:IPR011598); BEST Arabidopsis thaliana protein match is: basic helix-loop-helix (bHLH) DNA-binding superfamily protein (TAIR:AT2G16910.1); Has 1140 Blast hits to 1140 proteins in 78 species: Archae - 0; Bacteria - 0; Metazoa - 1; Fungi - 0; Plants - 1137; Viruses - 0; Other Eukaryotes - 2 (source: NCBI BLink).) — MGGGSRFQEPVRMSRRKQVTKEKEEDENFKSPNLEAERRRREKLHCRLMALRSHVPIVTNMTKASIVEDAITYIGELQNNVKNLLETFHEMEEAPPEIDEEQTDPMIKPEVETSDLNEEMKKLGIEENVQLCKIGERKFWLKIITEKRDGIFTKFMEVMRFLGFEIIDISLTTSNGAILISASVQTQELCDVEQTKDFLLEVMRSNP, encoded by the exons atggGTGGAGGAAGCAGATTTCAAGAACCAGTGAGGATGAGCCGTAGGAAACAAGtaacaaaagagaaggaagaagatgaaaacttcAAATCTCCAAATCTTGAAGCAGAGAGACGTAGAAGAGAGAAGCTTCATTGTCGGCTTATGGCTCTGCGATCTCATGTCCCCATTGTCACCAAC ATGACTAAAGCAAGTATTGTTGAAGATGCGATTACTTACATAGGAGAGCTTCAAAACAATGTTAAGAATCTCTTAGAGACATTTCATGAAATGGAAGAAGCTCCTCctgagattgatgaagaacAAACGGATCCAATGATAAAACCTGAAGTTGAAACTAGTGATCTTAAcgaagagatgaagaaactcGGAATCgag GAGAATGTGCAATTGTGTAAGATTGGGGAGAGGAAGTTTTGGTTAAAGATCataacagagaagagagatgggATCTTTACTAAATTCATGGAGGTTATGAGATTTCTCGGATTCGAGATTATCGATATTAGTCTAACAACTTCAAATGGAGCAATTCTTATTAGTGCCTCTGTTCAGACACAGGAACTCTGTGATGTTGAACAGacaaaagattttcttttggaaGTTATGAGAAGCAATCCATAa